A genomic region of Exiguobacterium sp. Helios contains the following coding sequences:
- a CDS encoding PTS transporter subunit IIC — protein sequence MKATSKRFDRQFGIHVLNGLSIGILVALIPGALLGELAKALLPYFSPAQHIIDSTALAMRLLPMVIGVAVAMQFKTSPIETTSIGLATVVGSGVASRTDTAGYLFVGTGDVINAGLTAAIATALVMWIGNRFKTYTVLVIPTLIIVGAGGIGVLTYPYVTKITASIGQLITHFTVLQPVLMGITLAVIFSVLIVSPLSTVGIATAISLSGVAAGAANLGVCAAGFGLAIAGWQANSRGTSIAHFLGSPKIQMANFIRNPIMILPVMCSAAVLGGLAGVLGIQGTPFSAGFGMSGLIGPINALHLITGGWTWGNISVVFGLFIILPILLCLLFHHLFRRFRPWTNHEQYRLDFD from the coding sequence ATGAAGGCAACTTCGAAAAGGTTTGACCGCCAATTCGGAATCCATGTGTTAAACGGTCTTAGTATCGGGATTTTAGTTGCACTTATCCCCGGAGCCTTACTTGGCGAACTCGCCAAAGCCTTGCTTCCGTACTTTTCTCCCGCCCAACATATCATCGACTCTACCGCGCTTGCGATGCGTTTGTTACCGATGGTGATTGGTGTCGCCGTAGCGATGCAGTTTAAGACGTCGCCCATCGAGACTACATCGATTGGTCTCGCGACTGTCGTTGGATCAGGTGTCGCCAGCCGGACCGATACAGCAGGTTACTTATTCGTCGGCACGGGGGATGTCATCAATGCCGGACTAACGGCTGCCATTGCAACGGCTCTCGTTATGTGGATCGGCAATCGGTTTAAAACGTATACTGTCCTCGTCATTCCGACTTTAATTATTGTCGGAGCAGGCGGAATCGGTGTCCTGACCTATCCTTATGTCACAAAAATCACTGCCAGTATCGGTCAGTTGATTACTCATTTTACGGTCCTTCAACCTGTGTTGATGGGCATCACGTTAGCCGTCATCTTCTCTGTCCTGATTGTCTCTCCGTTGTCGACCGTCGGAATCGCAACTGCAATCAGCTTATCCGGTGTTGCCGCCGGTGCTGCCAACTTAGGTGTCTGTGCCGCCGGTTTCGGACTTGCGATTGCCGGTTGGCAAGCCAATTCACGGGGTACTTCTATTGCTCATTTTTTAGGATCTCCTAAAATCCAGATGGCAAATTTCATCCGAAACCCTATCATGATTTTACCTGTCATGTGCAGTGCAGCAGTTCTCGGCGGACTGGCTGGTGTTCTTGGGATTCAAGGAACCCCGTTCAGTGCCGGTTTCGGCATGTCAGGCCTGATCGGACCGATCAATGCGTTACATTTAATAACCGGCGGTTGGACATGGGGCAATATCTCGGTTGTCTTCGGACTCTTCATCATTTTACCGATTCTTCTTTGTCTCTTATTCCACCACTTATTCCGTCGTTTCCGTCCATGGACAAATCATGAACAATACCGGCTCGATTTTGATTGA
- a CDS encoding YkvA family protein yields MDLSNQKLETEQEKYADEAKAYINQPKKTNSMLKRAIDKINKNSSLSVVFSPVRLFVDMVRSYQSGEYRNIRRTTILKVIGALIYLVSPIDLVPDFVLGFGFADDIAIVLFVTKTVFEELTRFSDWQDEQQKASTQPLQSEDAY; encoded by the coding sequence ATGGATTTATCAAATCAAAAGCTCGAAACAGAACAAGAAAAATATGCAGATGAAGCTAAAGCGTACATCAATCAACCTAAAAAAACGAATTCGATGCTGAAACGAGCAATTGATAAAATAAATAAAAACTCAAGTTTATCAGTTGTGTTCTCGCCGGTCCGCTTATTTGTCGACATGGTTCGCTCTTACCAATCAGGAGAATATCGAAATATTCGCCGGACGACGATTTTGAAAGTCATCGGTGCTTTGATCTATCTCGTTTCTCCGATTGACCTGGTCCCTGATTTTGTACTTGGATTTGGTTTTGCGGATGATATCGCCATCGTTCTGTTCGTGACAAAAACAGTGTTTGAAGAATTGACACGTTTTAGTGACTGGCAAGATGAGCAACAAAAAGCAAGCACACAACCGCTTCAAAGTGAAGATGCGTATTAA
- a CDS encoding glycosyltransferase family 4 protein: protein MEIKIPITGKFKTWKNRRPLLEVPTKAQTKTGPETMNVLMICQNFYPEIGSAANRMKNIFKRMEQQGSNVHVLTSEPLYPTAELYTDAMFWDEPSLDAANITRIQPRDLRATTNLWRRLRLFLEQFVLAVREVRQDQKQYSYIYATTPSIFMGLVGVVAKFIKKAPLVLDVRDLWPESLVGVGITKSRVLLAPLYWLEKWMYHRADQIVINSEGFRSYIESKGIAPEKIHYIPNSIEENEWLIKRRKVSEQVRVVYTGNIGLAQDVFLLLDVAEQLQEDGNIEFHVVGYGYHKEKFEEHVLKRGLTNIHFMNAMPRWDALKQLAKSDIAFATLVESTAFDTVTPGKIIDYMAMGCAIVGAVSGHAAKVIEEAGAGFVSRERCRETIVGQIRYLAEHPEAREAMGQSGIAYVQTHFDWEQNQERLFEAIRKTNFQVVGVSE from the coding sequence ATGGAAATTAAAATACCGATCACTGGCAAATTCAAAACTTGGAAAAATCGCCGTCCGTTACTGGAAGTTCCGACGAAAGCTCAAACAAAGACGGGCCCGGAGACGATGAATGTGTTGATGATCTGTCAAAATTTCTATCCGGAAATCGGCAGTGCTGCCAATCGGATGAAAAATATCTTTAAACGGATGGAACAACAAGGAAGTAACGTCCACGTCCTGACATCAGAACCACTGTACCCGACGGCGGAATTGTATACGGACGCGATGTTTTGGGACGAACCAAGTTTGGATGCAGCTAACATTACCCGGATTCAACCACGTGACCTGCGGGCGACGACAAACTTATGGCGACGGCTCCGGTTGTTTTTAGAACAGTTTGTCCTGGCGGTCCGGGAAGTACGGCAGGATCAAAAACAGTATAGCTACATCTATGCGACGACGCCTTCCATCTTTATGGGACTGGTCGGAGTCGTTGCCAAGTTCATCAAAAAAGCACCACTCGTGTTAGATGTCCGCGATTTGTGGCCGGAATCACTGGTCGGTGTCGGTATCACGAAGTCACGTGTGTTGCTTGCCCCGCTCTACTGGCTTGAGAAATGGATGTATCATCGGGCCGATCAAATTGTCATCAACAGTGAAGGGTTTCGTTCGTATATCGAGAGCAAAGGGATCGCACCGGAGAAAATTCATTACATTCCGAATTCAATCGAAGAAAACGAATGGTTGATTAAACGGAGGAAAGTGTCGGAGCAGGTCCGCGTCGTCTATACGGGCAATATCGGATTGGCACAGGATGTGTTCTTATTGCTTGATGTAGCGGAGCAATTACAAGAGGATGGAAACATTGAATTTCACGTCGTCGGATACGGCTACCATAAAGAAAAGTTTGAAGAACATGTCTTAAAACGCGGACTGACGAATATTCATTTCATGAACGCGATGCCGAGATGGGACGCGCTGAAACAACTTGCGAAAAGTGACATCGCCTTTGCGACGTTAGTCGAAAGTACGGCATTCGATACGGTAACGCCCGGGAAAATCATCGACTATATGGCAATGGGATGTGCGATTGTCGGAGCCGTTTCAGGACATGCGGCAAAAGTGATTGAAGAGGCCGGTGCAGGATTCGTCTCACGGGAGCGGTGTCGTGAGACAATCGTCGGACAAATCCGGTATCTCGCAGAACATCCGGAAGCGCGTGAAGCAATGGGCCAATCGGGTATAGCGTATGTTCAGACCCATTTTGACTGGGAACAAAATCAAGAACGATTGTTTGAAGCGATTCGTAAAACTAATTTTCAAGTAGTAGGGGTGAGTGAATGA
- a CDS encoding HAD family hydrolase: MAVILFDIDGTLIDSTNQMTEAIHLAMEDMPHLVKPSKESVQSSYGLAGNAFWRKAIPDASEEDIRAIRKKRHHHLEQTMAGQDVLFDGIRETLETLTKHGHIVSTASNCGVHYLNLVLDSQNIRSYFTSPKCLESVQGKQKADILAAHRDEFGAVEYLMVGDRSSDVEAARIQQMPVAICRFGFGTEQEWNSADYQLETPMDVLKYV, from the coding sequence ATGGCAGTGATTTTATTTGATATCGACGGAACATTGATTGATTCAACCAATCAAATGACGGAGGCAATTCATCTGGCGATGGAAGATATGCCGCATCTTGTCAAACCATCAAAAGAGAGTGTGCAGTCCAGTTATGGTTTGGCAGGGAATGCTTTTTGGAGAAAAGCGATTCCGGATGCTTCAGAAGAAGATATTCGCGCGATTCGAAAAAAACGTCACCATCATCTAGAACAGACGATGGCGGGACAGGATGTTTTGTTTGACGGGATTCGTGAGACGTTAGAAACGTTAACCAAACATGGACACATCGTTTCGACAGCAAGCAATTGTGGCGTTCACTATTTGAATCTAGTGCTCGACAGTCAAAACATTCGCTCGTATTTCACAAGTCCGAAATGTCTGGAGTCGGTTCAAGGGAAACAAAAAGCCGATATTCTAGCAGCCCATCGAGATGAATTCGGAGCGGTCGAATATTTGATGGTGGGAGACCGTTCATCGGATGTCGAAGCAGCACGGATCCAACAGATGCCCGTTGCGATTTGCCGGTTCGGTTTCGGAACGGAACAGGAGTGGAATTCGGCTGATTATCAGTTAGAGACACCGATGGACGTATTGAAATACGTGTAA
- a CDS encoding murein hydrolase activator EnvC, protein MIDSIMKSSLKQTLGLSLMTMTLLFSPLAHPVGAASSYKEKQQQNQQQQSKQKQALSKKTAQLSKAQQKVYALDQQINGLTLQVVENQQKIDRNRKQIKRLEQKIDALREKINKQEKMLGDRLAVRQSKADEDPLLEAVFGAKDVGDMISRFNAFNTIAESDASLLKDYEHNKHQLALAQKELKQTRVDLIDDRTLLKKKQRELTAEKIKRTTLLKRLKTEKRSIETNILSLKDAAAQLKAQEAAARSAARAARLAEKQAAAQSAQPASVTKASTKVLSKATGKFIKPAAGSISQGMGAASGSNGYAYHNGIDFAGPLNSPVVASASGTVILASSGGPYGNHVYLSHSIGGKTYTTVYAHMNSLTVKQGQQVKQGQQIGNLGSTGNSTGPHLHFEIHDGGYQYNANGRTNELNPSDFF, encoded by the coding sequence ATGATTGATTCAATTATGAAATCATCTTTAAAACAAACACTCGGTCTGTCCCTCATGACGATGACATTACTCTTCAGTCCACTTGCCCATCCGGTCGGAGCAGCAAGTTCTTATAAAGAAAAACAGCAGCAAAACCAGCAACAACAGTCAAAGCAAAAGCAGGCACTCTCAAAAAAGACAGCTCAATTGTCAAAAGCCCAGCAAAAAGTCTATGCCCTTGATCAACAAATCAATGGTTTGACATTGCAGGTCGTTGAAAATCAACAAAAAATTGATCGCAATCGTAAACAGATCAAACGATTGGAACAAAAAATTGATGCCTTGCGCGAAAAGATCAACAAGCAGGAAAAAATGTTAGGAGACCGGTTAGCAGTCCGCCAGTCGAAAGCAGATGAGGATCCGCTTCTCGAAGCCGTTTTCGGTGCCAAGGATGTCGGCGATATGATCAGCCGGTTTAATGCCTTTAATACGATTGCTGAAAGCGATGCTTCTTTATTAAAAGATTACGAACACAACAAACATCAATTGGCACTTGCTCAAAAAGAATTGAAGCAAACCCGTGTCGATTTGATTGATGATCGCACGCTTCTAAAAAAGAAACAACGTGAATTAACGGCAGAAAAAATCAAACGAACAACGTTGCTGAAACGCTTGAAGACAGAAAAACGTTCCATCGAAACGAACATCTTGAGCCTAAAAGATGCAGCCGCTCAATTGAAGGCACAAGAAGCTGCAGCCCGTTCAGCTGCCCGAGCTGCACGACTAGCAGAAAAACAAGCAGCCGCGCAATCGGCGCAACCTGCTTCTGTTACAAAAGCAAGTACAAAAGTCCTCTCCAAAGCAACTGGAAAGTTCATTAAACCGGCTGCCGGTTCCATTTCACAAGGAATGGGTGCTGCCAGCGGAAGTAACGGCTATGCGTATCATAACGGGATTGATTTTGCAGGTCCACTGAATTCGCCAGTCGTTGCTTCTGCGAGTGGAACTGTCATTTTGGCAAGCTCAGGCGGTCCTTACGGTAACCACGTGTATCTGTCGCACAGCATCGGCGGAAAAACGTACACGACCGTTTATGCGCACATGAATTCCCTGACCGTCAAACAAGGTCAACAGGTGAAACAAGGACAACAAATCGGTAACCTTGGAAGTACCGGAAATTCAACCGGTCCCCACCTTCATTTTGAGATTCATGACGGCGGTTATCAATACAATGCCAATGGCCGGACAAACGAACTGAATCCAAGTGACTTCTTTTAA
- a CDS encoding SDR family NAD(P)-dependent oxidoreductase: MNHINHTVIITGAANGIGATLAKTYAKEGASVILADIDQMTGDDLAAEIEADGGTAYFYHLDVQDEQDVNLLIDKAIEHTGRVDILINNAGIMVRKPLLELSIDEWDRVQHTNLRSIFLTTKAAAPYLKKNPAGGRIVNLASTRAFMSEPDTESYAATKGGIVALTHALAVSLGPDRILVNAIAPGWIETGNYHELSPEDHSQHPAGRVGKPEDVARAALFLTNPDNDFLTGETLVLDGGMTRKMIYEE, translated from the coding sequence ATGAATCATATCAATCATACTGTCATCATCACAGGTGCCGCCAATGGCATTGGAGCAACACTTGCCAAGACTTATGCCAAGGAAGGCGCATCAGTCATTCTTGCCGACATTGATCAAATGACGGGTGATGACCTGGCAGCAGAAATCGAAGCCGACGGCGGAACCGCTTATTTTTATCATTTGGATGTTCAAGATGAACAAGACGTCAACCTATTGATTGATAAAGCCATCGAACATACCGGTCGAGTTGATATCCTGATTAACAATGCCGGCATCATGGTTCGTAAACCGTTACTTGAATTATCGATCGATGAATGGGACCGTGTTCAACATACCAATCTGCGGAGCATCTTTTTAACGACAAAAGCCGCCGCCCCTTATCTGAAGAAAAACCCGGCCGGTGGACGGATTGTCAATTTGGCCTCCACCCGTGCCTTTATGTCCGAGCCGGATACGGAATCTTACGCGGCTACTAAAGGCGGGATTGTAGCACTGACGCATGCTTTGGCCGTTTCTTTAGGACCCGACCGGATTTTGGTCAACGCCATTGCTCCCGGATGGATTGAAACCGGAAATTATCATGAACTTTCACCAGAAGATCATAGTCAGCACCCGGCCGGACGAGTCGGAAAACCTGAAGATGTCGCCCGGGCTGCTCTGTTTTTGACGAATCCTGATAACGACTTCCTGACGGGAGAAACATTGGTTCTCGACGGCGGAATGACACGAAAAATGATTTACGAAGAATAA
- a CDS encoding DedA family protein — protein MAWHSWIESYGYFGMMLTLMFPFLPSEVPLAYAGYLVHTTQFNLIIMLIVAVLSFVISQNIFFTIGRLGSDRLLARVFKWFRISETKMNQFQRQMDTRGRFILLLSPMWRMGFAIGAGLTGVSRWTFTVATTISFFAWSVFFIWGGKKLGHGMMGRHHELHHYTPWFIGLFVFGAGYVYFRKKTLMKKQNALKK, from the coding sequence ATGGCTTGGCATTCGTGGATTGAATCGTATGGCTATTTCGGAATGATGTTGACGTTAATGTTTCCATTTTTACCGAGTGAAGTACCGTTAGCTTATGCGGGCTACCTGGTACATACGACGCAATTTAATCTCATTATCATGTTGATCGTCGCAGTACTCAGTTTCGTGATTAGTCAAAACATCTTTTTTACGATTGGTCGGCTCGGAAGTGACCGTCTGCTTGCCCGTGTATTTAAATGGTTTCGGATTTCTGAAACGAAGATGAATCAGTTTCAACGTCAAATGGACACACGCGGCCGTTTTATCCTGTTGTTGTCGCCGATGTGGCGGATGGGATTTGCCATCGGGGCCGGATTAACAGGTGTTTCACGGTGGACGTTCACAGTTGCCACGACAATCTCCTTTTTTGCCTGGTCAGTCTTTTTCATTTGGGGCGGGAAAAAACTGGGGCATGGTATGATGGGACGGCATCATGAACTCCATCACTATACACCTTGGTTCATCGGGTTATTCGTATTCGGAGCCGGATATGTCTATTTCCGGAAGAAAACGCTTATGAAAAAACAAAACGCTTTAAAAAAATAG
- a CDS encoding methyltransferase domain-containing protein: protein MPTKQMTRPKDEIRAAYYDQLGVQFGKKVRSRIHWIIRETKGSQILDIGCSGGLVPILLGREGKQVVGIDVSPEAITESRQALEKEARSVKELIQFEEANLMTFSNSQRFDTVLMTEVLEHIGEPERFVQKACSFLKPGGRLVVTVPFGVNDYADHKRTYYLRHLLEQLTPYGTIDRLERMDKWLGVIVTLHEEKQPVRSMTNQEIDWLETAFEAIERMHLTEIVRLKNQQKKWEQKQLKQQTNEQEYAELSSEHERLLQQVTEQEETIALLAQQYQLVLERYEGALVSNLDVLEANTQWKLKYRSLANSKLGKIAVRYWKFRRKLKQRRARRR, encoded by the coding sequence ATGCCAACAAAACAGATGACACGACCAAAAGATGAAATCCGTGCCGCTTATTATGACCAACTCGGAGTCCAGTTCGGAAAAAAAGTCCGCTCACGGATTCACTGGATTATTCGCGAGACAAAGGGCAGTCAGATTCTCGACATCGGTTGTTCAGGAGGACTCGTCCCGATTTTACTCGGTCGTGAAGGGAAACAGGTTGTGGGAATCGATGTCTCACCGGAAGCCATCACAGAGTCAAGACAAGCATTGGAAAAAGAAGCACGTTCGGTCAAAGAGTTGATTCAGTTTGAAGAAGCCAATCTGATGACGTTTTCAAACAGTCAACGTTTTGATACGGTCTTGATGACGGAAGTTCTCGAGCATATCGGCGAACCTGAACGTTTTGTCCAAAAAGCCTGTTCCTTCCTGAAACCGGGTGGACGGCTTGTCGTAACGGTTCCGTTTGGTGTCAATGACTATGCTGACCATAAGCGGACGTATTATTTACGTCATTTGTTGGAGCAATTGACACCCTATGGAACGATTGATCGATTGGAGCGGATGGACAAGTGGTTAGGCGTGATTGTGACGCTTCATGAGGAAAAACAACCGGTCCGCAGTATGACGAATCAAGAAATCGACTGGTTGGAAACGGCTTTTGAAGCAATCGAGCGGATGCATTTGACTGAAATCGTTCGATTAAAAAACCAGCAAAAGAAATGGGAGCAGAAACAGCTGAAACAGCAGACCAATGAGCAGGAATATGCGGAGTTATCATCAGAACATGAGCGGCTGTTACAACAAGTGACCGAACAAGAAGAAACGATTGCACTGTTGGCACAACAGTATCAGTTGGTCCTCGAACGGTATGAAGGAGCACTTGTATCGAATCTGGATGTCTTGGAGGCGAATACGCAATGGAAATTAAAATACCGATCACTGGCAAATTCAAAACTTGGAAAAATCGCCGTCCGTTACTGGAAGTTCCGACGAAAGCTCAAACAAAGACGGGCCCGGAGACGATGA
- a CDS encoding glycosyltransferase: MSGQQFKKAVMKQLQWVREEKQRLRLESKASVASIERLQKLPVLTMKTGIRPNTSGRPSTTTTYHEQSNSGLLQEIAYADIPLHSGTRYFEQRPLEVAIVCSEFMYAYYQDALHLHYVNPATFEEVFEKPIDLFLVVSSWKGLQGDDWKGVATPTSKKRARLMEMIRQVKGKEIPVVFQSTEDPSNFDRFSDVAKEADYILTSDEAMIPEYQVLCGHDRIEATTFGVNPIIHNPIGATRSRNKHVLFAGSWMAKYPERVKDTEMLFDGVLRSDHTLDIVDRNYQLNLPDYHFPQRYVSRVAPSIPYETLQQVSKCYDWVLNLNSIKYSKTMCARRIYESQALGNLILSNYSIAVNNDFPNVFTVHDHQEAQAILERTTGDDVKRLRAEGIRSVMSSHTVYDRIDQMARLLKLPVQPLRRKLLVVLRKVTPELNRMLEHQTVSPDWIYREEDLTKELYEQTDLVAVLDGTESYGEYYLEDLVNGFKYSDASIVRKTAQDEIPFVIQDELGRTGGSMIWRADFSYEQFSEGKMAGKTLLLDALEWNEQGKSSAVETPILSVVVPIFNNGYHLTYKCFASLKRMDRFAETEIILVDDGSTDRMTLLAINRLARRHGNVVTYLFPTGGSGSASRPRNKGVELARAERIAFLDPDNEVLSDRYAELLKELDQDPTLDFAVGHMKKLAEKTSIIALPKVRKEGRMVCDQPKTYLLENRFSVQSIQALVVKKSFLQNHQLEQVVGAVGQDSLFFQEMMLHADRVLLVNRVIHYYYAAVAGSTVNSLTVRFFERSVVREKARAEKFARYGVLDAYKETRFEHFFEHWYLVKLRYCSDKDFGPSVALLRMIVAFYEPVTLTNPLIRRFVELADKKQTDAIQALLLEEVR; this comes from the coding sequence GTGAGTGGACAACAATTTAAAAAAGCAGTCATGAAACAACTTCAATGGGTACGCGAGGAGAAGCAACGGCTTCGATTGGAATCAAAGGCAAGTGTTGCTTCCATTGAACGTTTACAGAAACTCCCGGTACTGACGATGAAGACCGGAATCCGGCCTAATACTTCCGGACGTCCTTCAACAACAACGACTTATCACGAACAAAGTAACAGCGGATTGTTACAGGAGATTGCATATGCAGATATTCCCCTGCACAGCGGAACGCGTTATTTTGAGCAGCGGCCACTGGAAGTCGCCATCGTCTGTTCCGAATTCATGTATGCCTACTATCAAGATGCGCTCCACTTACACTACGTCAATCCGGCAACGTTTGAAGAGGTATTTGAAAAACCGATTGACCTGTTCCTGGTCGTATCCTCATGGAAAGGACTTCAGGGAGATGACTGGAAAGGTGTCGCCACACCGACCTCCAAAAAACGGGCCCGTCTGATGGAAATGATTCGGCAGGTGAAGGGGAAAGAAATACCGGTTGTTTTTCAATCGACAGAGGATCCAAGCAACTTTGACCGTTTTAGTGATGTGGCAAAGGAAGCGGATTATATTTTGACGTCAGACGAAGCGATGATTCCGGAATATCAGGTGTTATGCGGGCATGACCGGATTGAAGCGACGACGTTCGGGGTGAATCCAATCATCCATAATCCGATTGGTGCGACACGCAGTCGAAATAAACACGTGTTGTTTGCCGGCAGCTGGATGGCAAAGTATCCGGAGCGTGTCAAAGACACCGAGATGTTATTTGATGGTGTCTTACGTTCCGATCATACACTCGATATCGTTGACCGCAACTATCAGTTGAACTTACCGGATTATCATTTTCCGCAACGTTACGTCTCGCGCGTCGCACCATCGATTCCTTATGAGACATTGCAACAAGTCAGTAAGTGTTATGACTGGGTGTTGAATTTAAACAGCATTAAATATAGTAAAACGATGTGTGCACGACGAATCTATGAATCCCAAGCACTCGGAAATCTGATTTTGTCGAATTACAGCATCGCCGTCAACAATGATTTTCCGAACGTGTTTACCGTCCATGATCATCAAGAGGCGCAAGCGATTTTAGAACGTACGACCGGGGATGACGTGAAGCGACTCCGGGCAGAAGGCATTCGTTCCGTCATGTCATCCCATACCGTCTATGACCGGATTGATCAGATGGCCCGCTTGCTGAAATTACCTGTCCAGCCGTTGCGACGAAAACTCCTGGTTGTCTTACGAAAAGTGACACCGGAGCTAAACCGGATGCTAGAACACCAAACCGTATCACCGGATTGGATTTACCGCGAAGAAGACCTGACGAAAGAATTATACGAGCAGACCGATTTAGTCGCTGTACTTGATGGGACGGAGTCATACGGAGAGTACTACCTTGAAGATTTAGTGAACGGATTTAAATACAGTGATGCCAGCATTGTCCGTAAAACAGCTCAAGATGAGATACCATTCGTCATTCAGGACGAGCTGGGCCGGACGGGTGGCAGTATGATTTGGCGTGCTGACTTTTCTTATGAACAGTTCAGTGAAGGGAAGATGGCAGGCAAAACATTGCTTCTTGATGCACTCGAGTGGAACGAACAAGGGAAGTCATCTGCTGTTGAAACACCGATACTGTCCGTCGTCGTGCCGATTTTTAATAATGGATATCATCTCACGTATAAATGCTTTGCCAGTTTAAAACGAATGGATCGATTTGCCGAGACGGAAATTATCTTAGTGGATGATGGATCAACAGACCGGATGACGTTACTAGCGATTAATCGTCTCGCGCGACGACACGGCAACGTCGTAACCTACCTGTTCCCGACAGGCGGAAGCGGCAGTGCGTCACGTCCGCGCAATAAGGGTGTTGAACTGGCGCGTGCCGAACGGATTGCGTTCCTGGATCCTGATAACGAAGTGTTGAGTGACCGGTATGCCGAATTGTTGAAGGAACTCGATCAAGACCCGACACTCGATTTTGCAGTCGGACATATGAAAAAGCTGGCCGAAAAAACAAGTATCATCGCTTTACCGAAAGTTCGGAAAGAAGGACGGATGGTTTGCGATCAACCTAAAACGTATTTGCTAGAGAACCGCTTTTCCGTCCAAAGTATTCAAGCGTTAGTCGTCAAGAAAAGCTTTTTGCAGAATCATCAGCTGGAGCAAGTCGTCGGAGCCGTCGGACAAGACTCCTTGTTTTTCCAAGAAATGATGTTGCATGCGGACCGTGTCTTACTCGTCAACCGTGTCATTCATTATTACTACGCCGCAGTAGCAGGTTCGACTGTCAACTCCCTGACCGTTCGCTTCTTTGAACGCAGCGTCGTCCGGGAAAAGGCCCGGGCTGAAAAGTTTGCACGTTATGGTGTCCTCGATGCCTACAAAGAAACCCGCTTCGAACACTTTTTTGAACATTGGTATTTGGTGAAACTTCGTTACTGCAGTGATAAAGATTTTGGTCCGAGCGTCGCGCTCCTCCGAATGATTGTCGCTTTTTATGAACCGGTGACATTGACGAATCCGTTGATCCGCCGATTCGTTGAACTTGCGGATAAAAAACAGACTGATGCTATTCAAGCATTGTTATTAGAGGAGGTACGGTGA
- a CDS encoding NADP-dependent oxidoreductase has product MSEQQIVLANRPDGRPTRETFRYEKIELNELQTDQILLETLYISVDPYMRGRMNDSRSYSQPFELDAPIQGGVVARVIESKADTLEVGDIVVGMLDWATKLVVDAKQVRKIDASLAPVSTALGVLGMTGMTAYFGLLDIGNPQPGETVVVSAAAGAVGSIVGQIAKIKGARVVGIAGSDEKIQYLKEELGFDEVINYKTEQIGEALDRTCPDGVDVYFENVGGEIGDAVLNRLNPFARIPVCGAISGYNEKEDIGPRVQSKLIIARARMQGFLVGDYGKRFKEAAEQLGQWVNNGELKYEETIFEGFDQVPDAFLGLFDGSNTGKLLVKL; this is encoded by the coding sequence ATGTCAGAACAACAAATCGTATTAGCCAACAGACCGGACGGACGTCCGACACGGGAGACGTTCCGGTACGAAAAGATTGAACTGAATGAGTTGCAAACGGATCAAATCCTGTTAGAGACGCTTTATATCTCAGTTGATCCATACATGCGGGGACGAATGAACGATTCCCGCTCTTACTCTCAGCCATTCGAACTGGATGCACCGATTCAAGGAGGCGTAGTCGCACGTGTCATCGAATCAAAAGCGGATACACTCGAAGTCGGCGACATCGTCGTCGGAATGCTTGATTGGGCAACAAAATTAGTCGTGGACGCCAAACAAGTCCGTAAAATTGATGCATCATTGGCACCTGTCTCAACGGCACTTGGTGTACTTGGGATGACTGGTATGACGGCTTATTTCGGATTACTGGATATCGGGAATCCACAGCCCGGTGAAACGGTTGTCGTCTCGGCAGCAGCCGGAGCAGTCGGCTCGATTGTCGGACAAATTGCTAAAATCAAAGGTGCACGGGTCGTCGGTATTGCGGGAAGTGATGAAAAAATTCAGTATCTCAAAGAAGAACTCGGATTTGATGAAGTCATCAATTACAAAACGGAGCAAATCGGAGAAGCACTCGATCGGACCTGTCCGGACGGCGTCGATGTCTATTTTGAAAATGTCGGCGGGGAAATCGGTGATGCAGTACTCAACCGCTTAAATCCATTTGCCCGTATCCCGGTCTGTGGAGCAATTTCCGGTTACAATGAAAAAGAAGATATTGGGCCACGTGTGCAATCCAAACTGATCATCGCCCGTGCCCGGATGCAAGGTTTCTTAGTCGGAGATTACGGAAAACGTTTTAAAGAGGCAGCGGAACAGCTGGGGCAATGGGTCAATAATGGTGAATTAAAGTATGAAGAAACGATTTTTGAAGGGTTTGATCAAGTGCCGGATGCGTTTCTCGGACTGTTTGATGGTTCGAATACAGGAAAATTGTTGGTCAAGTTATAA